The genomic interval TGCGAAACAGATAAGACGAGATATTCAACACCACAAGGTGGCCGGTGCCTTCGTCCATCATGGCGACGCGTTCGACCTCGACTTCTTCTTGCGGATTGCTGCGCCCGTGTTCGATCAGGGCGTTCTCGAACAACTGGCTGATTGCCGTCACGGCGCCGGGTGTGAACATGGCGTTTACCCTGCCGCTGCCATGGCAGCATCAATCTTGCCGGCCGCCGCGCGCAGGCCGAAAACCGCATTGCGGATCATGTTGCTGCTGGCCTGCATGTCCTGGAACGTGGTGGTGGTGATCAGGTCGTTCTTGTGCAGGTTTTGCTGGTACTGGCGGGCGACGTCGGCGCTGGTCAGCGCCAGGTTGCGCACGCCATCGGCCACCACGGCAAAGCCCCGGCCGTGTTCGCCGGCGCGGGCGGCCTCAATGGCGGCGTTCAGGGCCAGCATGACCACGTTCTTGACGATGCGGGCAAATTCTTCGTTCTGGCTTTTCAGTTCGCGGTTATTCACCAGAATGACCTGCAGCTCATCGTGCCAGCGCTCCACCACCTGCACGATGCCCAGCAAGGATTCGATATCCTGGCGCAGCAATGCGTGCTCTTCGGCCAGCGTGGCATTCAGCTGGGCGGTGCGCACGGCCTGGGCCTGGCCCAGTTCATCCAGCGCGCTCTGGCGGGCAGCGGCTTCGCGGTCGGGCCAGCTGTCCTGCAACTGATCGTGGGCGGTGCGGGCGTGGGCCAGTGCGGCTTCCAGTTGTTGCATTTGTTGCTGCCAGTGGCTTTGCTGCCGGGCCACATCATCGGCCGCCGGGCGTTGTTCCAGCTCGGCAATGCGTCGGTCTTGCGCCCGCTTGAGCAGGTCGAAATCCTGCTGGCGCTGTCGCGCGCGCCAGCCTGTGACCACGGCGCCCAGCAAGGCACCCACCATGAAGAACACCGCGTAAAACAAGACTTCCATGAATTGCCCGCGCCCTTGCCTTAACTGGCCAGTTTCTTGAAGGTGGCGACGACAGAGGCGCCATTGAACGGCTTGACGATCCAGCCCTTGATCCCGGCGGCCTTGCCGCGTTCTTTCATGACCGGGCTGTTTTCGGTGGTCAGCATGATGATGTTGACCGCGCTGTTGTTCAGCTCGCCGCGGATCTTCTCGGCCATGGTCAGGCCATCCATATTGGGCATGTTGACGTCGCTGACCACCAGCTTGATGCCACTGTCGGCGCGCAGTTTATCCAGGCCATCCTTGCCATCCACCGCAACCGTTACCGTCATGCCGCTGGCTTTAAGAAACTCGCTTACTTCGGTGCGAACGGTGCTTGAATCATCAACAATCAGTACTTGTGCCATCAGGGAACTCCAGAGTTCGGTAGCAATTAATCAAAAATCAGAAATCCACAACGCAATTGGGCAAAAGACGGTGGCGAGCCAGATCAGACCGGCACCGATTCGCGCTCCGGCGGGCGGGAGAGCGGGGCGTCGATCTGCACCACAAAGCTCTCCGGCAGCGTGACCACGGTCGCAAACTGGCGGAATGGCGCGCCTTCGTCCTGATCGGTAAAGCGGATGGCGATATCGCCGTGTTCGCGCTTGATGAAGTCGCGTACCGCATCCATGCCCACGCCGCGGCCAGAAATATTGGTGACGGTTTGCGCGGTAGAGAAACCCGGCAAGAAAATGAGTCGGGCAGTTTCCTCGTCGTTCAGCGCGGCATCGGCGGCGATCAGGCCCTTACGAGTGGCGATCTCCCTGATCTTGCCCAGCGCCAGGCCGCGGCCATCGTCTTCCAGCGTGATATGCAGCTTGCCGCCGTGTACGGTCACGCCCACAGCCAGCGTGCCGGTGGCGGGTTTGCCCAGTGCCAGACGGGTATCGGGCGCTTCCAGACCGTGATCCAGCGCGTTGCGCATCAGGTGCATGAAGACGTTCTTCAACAGATAGCCGGCGTGCGCGGGCATGACGTAGCCCTCATCGGCAAACACCACCAGCGGCGCGGTTTTTTCCAGCTCTACGGCAAGGTCGGGCAGAGAGTCAGTCACGCTGGACAACATGTGCGACAGCGTTTCCGTGCCCAGCAGGCGCAGGGTCTTGCGCACGGCATCGCGCGCGGCAATCAGTTCATGCAGGTTGTTGGTGTTGACGTGCTCCAGGCGGTGCAGCGTGTCCTGGATTTGCACTTTGTCCACCATCAGGTAGCGTTCCGGCGCCGGTGCGGCCTGGCCGGCACCCTTGCGGCCCAGGCTGACTTCATTGATGCGGGCATAGTGCGTGACGGCGGTGCGCACGGCGGTCAGTTCGGCCAGCAACTGCTGCTGGTCCCACACAATGGCCGGCTGCGGCTGGCGCAGGTCGTCGTAGCTTTGCTCGGCCTCATGCACCACGCTGGTCAGGTGGTTCAGACCATAAGTGCGCGCGTTGCCCTTGATGGTGTGCATGTTGCGGAACAACTGGTCGATGACCGCCGTCTGGCGCTCGGCGCTCTCGCGGATCAGG from Silvimonas iriomotensis carries:
- a CDS encoding methyl-accepting chemotaxis protein — protein: MEVLFYAVFFMVGALLGAVVTGWRARQRQQDFDLLKRAQDRRIAELEQRPAADDVARQQSHWQQQMQQLEAALAHARTAHDQLQDSWPDREAAARQSALDELGQAQAVRTAQLNATLAEEHALLRQDIESLLGIVQVVERWHDELQVILVNNRELKSQNEEFARIVKNVVMLALNAAIEAARAGEHGRGFAVVADGVRNLALTSADVARQYQQNLHKNDLITTTTFQDMQASSNMIRNAVFGLRAAAGKIDAAMAAAG
- a CDS encoding response regulator; this translates as MAQVLIVDDSSTVRTEVSEFLKASGMTVTVAVDGKDGLDKLRADSGIKLVVSDVNMPNMDGLTMAEKIRGELNNSAVNIIMLTTENSPVMKERGKAAGIKGWIVKPFNGASVVATFKKLAS